Proteins found in one Saccharomyces kudriavzevii IFO 1802 strain IFO1802 genome assembly, chromosome: 11 genomic segment:
- the STE3 gene encoding Ste3p (similar to Saccharomyces cerevisiae STE3 (YKL178C); ancestral locus Anc_1.167): MSYKSTIIGLCLLGVILLVPPLAWHSHTKNIPAIILIIWLLIMNITCIVDAAIWSGEDFLTRWDGKGWCDIVIKLQVGANIGISCAVTNIIYNLHAILKADNVLPNLSSWTKVVRDLMISLLTPVTVMGFSYLLQVFRYGIARYNGCQNLLSPTWITTVLYTIWMLVWSFVGAVYATLVLIVFYRKRKDVRDILHCTNSGLNLTRFARLLIFCFIIILVMFPFSIYTFAQDLQQVGGRYSFKDTHSSTIWNTIIKFDPGKPVYNIWLYVLMSYLVFLIFGLGSDALDMYARFLRSIKLGFVLDLWKNFVNKNKEKRVGKLLRKLSSGKESCNPFSTDSENYITTGTDDISPCVGTPISQAHFYVDYRIPEDLGRSQNKSKKSLFTRREPNSIFDDMELKESRHIPYLTQGQNIDDGISLGGFSKITLDCSEKLDDSTSLNFEGESLCYSPISKERDSNSSEPSSEGTAGR, from the coding sequence ATGTCATATAAGTCAACAATAATAGGGCTATGTCTGCTGGGCGTGATATTGCTAGTGCCGCCTTTAGCGTGGCATTCACATACCAAGAATATTCCGGCTATCATTTTGATAATATGGCTGCTTATAATGAATATAACGTGTATTGTAGACGCGGCGATATGGAGCGGCGAGGATTTTTTAACGAGATGGGATGGTAAAGGTTGGTGTGACATTGTTATCAAGTTGCAAGTGGGCGCAAATATTGGTATATCATGTGCCGTTACCAACATCATTTATAATTTGCACGCTATTTTGAAGGCAGATAACGTTCTACCGAATCTGTCATCGTGGACAAAGGTTGTCAGGGATCTGATGATCAGCTTGCTAACACCGGTAACAGTTATGGGGTTTTCATATCTATTACAAGTGTTTAGATACGGAATTGCCCGTTACAATGGTTGCCAAAACCTGCTGTCTCCAACATGGATTACCACAGTTTTGTATACGATATGGATGCTTGTTTGGTCATTTGTCGGTGCAGTTTATGCTACCTTAGTGTTGATTGTGTTTTAtagaaaacgaaaagatGTCAGGGATATTTTACACTGCACTAACTCGGGCTTGAACTTGACGAGGTTTGCAAgattgttgattttctgtttcatcattattttaGTTATGTTCCCCTTTTCCATTTATACGTTTGCCCAAGACTTGCAACAAGTGGGTGGACGTTACAGCTTCAAAGACACTCATTCTAGCACTATTTGGAACACCATTATTAAATTTGATCCTGGCAAACCAGTTTATAATATCTGGCTTTATGTTTTGATGTCCTATTTGGTGTTTTTGATCTTTGGATTGGGTTCCGACGCCCTGGATATGTATGCTAGGTTCCTACGTTCCATTAAACTGGGCTTCGTGCTAGACCTGTGGAAGAATTTTGTtaataagaataaagaaaaacgtGTTGGTAAATTGCTGCGCAAGTTGTCTTCAGGCAAAGAAAGCTGCAATCCTTTTTCTACAGACTCTGAAAACTACATCACTACAGGTACTGATGACATTTCTCCTTGTGTAGGTACTCCAATATCACAAGCACATTTCTACGTCGATTATAGAATTCCAGAAGATCTCGGTAGGtctcaaaataaaagcaaaaagAGCTTGTTCACTAGGAGGGAACCAAATAGCATATTTGATGATATGGAGCTTAAAGAGAGTAGGCACATACCTTACCTCACGCAAGGACAGAATATTGACGATGGAATATCGCTCGGCggattttcaaagattacTCTGGATTGTTCGGAAAAACTTGATGACTCCACGAGCTTGAattttgaaggagaaagCCTCTGTTACTCTCCGATCTCTAAAGAGAGAgattcaaattcaagtGAGCCTAGTTCAGAAGGTACTGCAGGCCGTTAG
- the LST4 gene encoding Lst4p (similar to Saccharomyces cerevisiae LST4 (YKL176C); ancestral locus Anc_1.171): MLGNLLKCKANTSGSEKNPDHSNFSSVVPNVPVYCKAASTGTTKSVVGVLLDTAVNVEKHSEMLPTTSPPILDHISDDLKLKLFGSRDVPYCCPINSAQKNGGLSSDKFTSINEKAYAFRILIIEEAGQMACRNNYRDIFDYTTSKVSNSMEQIRPSELKEYIFGSPVRASDLTQCDKIRTIPNSDLVLITRIFYYTHQYNRIAISLCIPKILLPVVAESWSCISSWLTQTQKMLIGFLNRNRIMQENTGNYSNNSVIKLSNIDIKIHYPKEIEIMVQTLQKRVIPCLRSMSEIPRLFLYPETFKEFVHVWFKSVFNWIEIKDGPKLGFLPLLMAMIITDYRQTMRELKTCKIVILSGNMVVANKLLFILSALLEPKYKGKIAIRPEDLEPESSAASGNRSGNSFVDKSETELSTLTSTDNLIGRAETNGNHHMYNNTGSPNFHSLRKAWQIPNRRNSNISVSVSSSESLAEVIQPSSFKSGSSSLHYLSSSISSQPGSYGSWFNKRPTLSQFFQPSPSLKHNESWERLQTTTGNLQRTSSSSSLQQATSRLSLTTPQQSPSISEYDEYPWMGTPSSPNVGDTSHAVPLVKNISYKFPLKNVDLKRDCQRISQNGLLDEAFEKLCQPSMNDLGSTYEIFPGNSSYADILTTDSNISDDLMNKPLELLPKYTMYLTHFSNFFQLQACPVGQESENRITNSMKIDLLGEDYTRSLLVSLRSRDIRDVALKREFTGSTNNNSHNVYDENFNGKRKYVLKQKTRKIFSCGKIGKLSASLENCVNFVDSSIKSAMMLYDDNGIEGELRDLEALRIFSSLVHYCNTG, encoded by the coding sequence ATGTTAGGCAATTTGCTGAAATGCAAGGCCAATACGTCTGGTTCCGAGAAGAATCCAGATCattccaatttttcctcGGTTGTACCGAATGTCCCTGTGTATTGTAAAGCAGCAAGCACAGGAACTACAAAGTCCGTCGTTGGCGTTCTTTTAGATACTGCCGTGAATGTGGAAAAGCATTCGGAAATGCTGCCGACCACTTCCCCACCCATTTTAGACCATATATCGGATGATTTAAAACTAAAGCTGTTCGGTTCTAGGGATGTTCCCTATTGTTGTCCCATTAATTCAGCACAAAAAAACGGGGGTCTTAGCAGTGATAAATTTACCTCTATCAATGAGAAGGCGTATGCGTTCAGAATTCTGATCATAGAGGAAGCTGGTCAAATGGCGTGTAGAAATAACTACCGTGATATCTTCGACTACACAACGTCAAAAGTCTCAAATTCAATGGAGCAAATACGGCCCAGCgaattgaaagaatatatatttgGTTCTCCCGTGAGAGCCTCTGATTTGACGCAATGTGACAAAATTAGAACCATTCCTAATTCGGATTTGGTGCTCATAACAAGGATATTCTATTACACGCACCAGTACAACCGTATTGCGATTAGCTTATGCATTCCAAAGATATTGTTGCCTGTAGTTGCAGAGTCGTGGTCGTGTATTTCATCATGGTTGACCCAAACTCAAAAAATGCTTATTGGTTTTTTGAATAGAAATCGGATCATGCAAGAAAATACCGGTAACTACAGTAATAATTCGGTTATTAAACTGTCGAATATAGACATCAAAATACACTATccaaaggaaattgaaatcatGGTGCAAACTTTACAAAAGAGAGTCATCCCATGTTTACGTTCTATGTCAGAGATACCCAGACTCTTCCTCTACCCTGAGacattcaaagaattcGTCCACGTTTGGTTCAAAAGCGTATTCAATTGgattgaaatcaaagatggTCCCAAGCTGGgatttcttcctcttttaATGGCAATGATTATAACCGATTACAGGCAAACCATGAGGGAGTTGAAAACATGCAAGATCGTCATCCTTTCAGGAAACATGGTGGTTGCTAACAAATTACTGTTTATCTTATCAGCTTTATTGGAACCGAAGTACAAGGGGAAGATAGCAATACGCCCAGAAGATCTGGAGCCAGAGTCGTCTGCTGCGTCAGGAAATAGATCCGGTAACAGTTTTGTCGACAAATCAGAAACAGAACTAAGCACATTAACTTCAACAGATAATCTCATAGGTCGTGCAGAAACTAATGGTAACCATCATATGTACAACAATACCGGATCTCCCAATTTCCATTCTTTGAGGAAGGCGTGGCAAATACCAAATCggagaaattcaaatatttcagTTTCTGTGTCTTCAAGTGAATCTTTAGCGGAGGTTATTCAACCTTCTTCGTTCAAAAGTGGGAGTAGTTCGTTGCATTATCTATCATCTTCTATTTCAAGTCAGCCTGGTTCATATGGATCTTGGTTCAATAAGAGACCGACACTGTCTCAGTTTTTCCAACCAAGTCCTTCTCTCAAACATAACGAGTCATGGGAAAGGCTGCAAACAACTACTGGGAATTTGCAGAGGACATCGAGTTCATCTTCTTTACAACAAGCCACCTCCAGACTGTCATTAACGACACCCCAGCAATCACCTTCTATAAGTGAATATGATGAATATCCATGGATGGGGACGCCAAGCTCGCCTAATGTTGGTGATACGTCTCATGCAGTCCCCTTGGTTAAAAATATCTCATATAAGTTTCCACTCAAGAACGTCGACTTAAAAAGAGATTGTCAAAGAATTTCTCAAAATGGCCTGTTGGATGAGGCATTTGAAAAGCTTTGTCAACCTTCTATGAACGACCTAGGTTCCACTTACGAGATTTTCCCAGGTAATTCCTCATACGCAGATATCTTAACCACTGACTCTAATATCAGTGATGATTTAATGAATAAGCCACTAGAACTTTTGCCCAAATATACAATGTACTTGACCCATtttagtaatttttttcaattgcagGCATGCCCTGTCGGTCAAGAATCTGAGAATAGAATAACAAATTCCATGAAGATTGACCTTTTAGGAGAAGATTACACAAGAAGTTTACTGGTTTCGTTACGCTCAAGGGACATCAGAGATGTCGCACTGAAAAGGGAGTTTACTGGCAGTACCAACAATAATAGCCATAATGTCTATGATGAAAACTTCAACGGAAAAAGGAAGTACGtgttgaaacaaaaaaccagaaaaattttctcctGCGGTAAGATTGGTAAACTGAGTGCTAGTCTGGAAAATTGCGTTAATTTTGTGGACAGCAGTATAAAAAGTGCAATGATGTTGTACGATGATAATGGAATAGAGGGAGAACTGCGTGACTTAGAAGCACTAcggattttttcatctcttGTTCATTATTGCAACACGGGTTAG
- the ZRT3 gene encoding Zn(2+) transporter ZRT3 (similar to Saccharomyces cerevisiae ZRT3 (YKL175W); ancestral locus Anc_1.172) codes for MEGIPRWLLFSLISSLLCILGALCVPLLSVAFDSKRNSQSRLVNYGLSLSAGSMITTSLYMLLPRIEKSNRFKVFSGLLLGIWLSFFLNYLVHAFASESLVHCADKSDHDPNSVPHPDSHSHSHFDNDRDIENAPSEHGYLTTSSSVSENDPLVTKDSQRPKMKRKMSLIDLLTRRKSEGECCDLNKCTPLLQSEQPEYIACVPPVIKSSQSERNVSHGSDESDGNLQSDNKDHRGLVCMENNVGYDLENLSLYRKNFLSSRHHPSPESCENYGSNQSLHSSASSLGSDIAEVPTSLTETQYRPDEVSLHHHHHHLETPFSKLLSIGMQTCLVLALHKFPEGFIIFYTNRSDSSKSLGFSIFLSLTIHNFVEGFAMTLPFYTAFESKWIAILITAVLGGGSQPLGALIGYFIFRGSTPKDHEPDMDFLLSITAGFLLVIGLQMFQTGIGFSDGHHHHQGEGDEEMKQSHSSGTACLKWCCTGVLLILASALFT; via the coding sequence ATGGAAGGAATTCCCAGATGGTTGTTGTTTTCTCTGATATCATCATTGCTTTGTATACTGGGGGCCCTGTGTGTGCCGTTGCTATCAGTTGCGTTTGATAGTAAGCGGAACAGTCAGTCGAGGTTGGTCAATTATGGTCTTTCTTTAAGTGCCGGGTCCATGATTACTACATCTTTATACATGTTGTTGCCTCGGATCGAAAAATCAAACCGGTTCAAAGTTTTTTCTGGATTGCTTCTGGGTATTTGGCTCAGCTTTTTCCTAAATTACCTGGTCCATGCTTTCGCCAGCGAGTCGCTGGTGCATTGTGCCGATAAGTCTGATCATGACCCAAATTCGGTACCACATCCGGATTCGCATTCACATTCACATTTTGACAATGATCGTGATATAGAAAATGCCCCCTCTGAACATGGTTACCTAACCACTTCTTCGAGCGTTTCTGAGAATGATCCTTTGGTCACAAAGGACAGTCAAAGaccaaaaatgaaaaggaagatgTCTTTGATCGATTTGTTGACGAGAAGAAAATCGGAAGGCGAGTGCTGCGACTTGAACAAGTGCACACCACTGCTGCAGTCAGAACAGCCAGAATACATTGCATGCGTCCCACCAGTGATAAAATCTTCCCAAAGTGAGAGAAACGTTTCACACGGATCCGATGAGTCAGATGGTAACTTACAATCTGATAATAAAGACCATCGCGGTCTTGTCTGTATGGAGAATAATGTTGGTTACGACCTGGAAAACCTATCATTATACCgtaaaaattttctttcaagcCGTCATCATCCTTCCCCTGAGTCCTGTGAAAATTATGGTTCGAACCAGTCATTGCACTCTTCAGCATCATCTTTGGGAAGTGATATAGCTGAGGTTCCGACCTCATTGACGGAGACGCAATATCGTCCGGATGAGGTTTCTTTgcaccatcaccatcaccactTGGAGACGCCCTTTTCCAAGTTATTGTCCATTGGTATGCAAACCTGTCTAGTCCTCGCATTACACAAATTTCCCGAAGGgttcattattttctacACCAATAGATCGGATTCGTCGAAATCCCTGGGgttttccatctttttaAGCTTGACAATTCATAATTTCGTGGAAGGGTTCGCAATGACCCTACCATTTTACACTGCATTTGAGTCCAAATGGATTGCCATCTTAATTACCGCCGTTCTTGGCGGCGGGTCTCAACCGTTGGGTGCATTGATAGgttatttcatcttcagagGCAGTACTCCAAAGGATCACGAACCAGATATGGATTTTTTATTAAGCATTACCGCAGGTTTCTTATTAGTAATTGGTTTGCAGATGTTCCAAACTGGTATCGGGTTTAGCGATGGacatcatcaccatcaagGTGAAGGggatgaagaaatgaagCAATCCCACAGTTCTGGTACAGCTTGCTTGAAATGGTGTTGTACTGGCGTTTTACTAATCCTAGCAAGCGCCTTGTTCACCTGA
- the TPO5 gene encoding Tpo5p (similar to Saccharomyces cerevisiae TPO5 (YKL174C); ancestral locus Anc_1.173) produces MPEYTLLADNIRENIAHFDPNDLFENLHTIVHEDDDHENEEAEHFNYDQVLDKSLLSRSSIVGLGLGLMSPVLGMCTSMAIGLINGGPLTIMLGFLISGMCTWFSSLSLGEIVSKFPMELHVGSAMLAPKNLKLVCSWYTGWLMLIGNWTMSTSITFAGAQLTISLILMTNSDLISEAHLIFYTVIVFYLVVTVVGLVNLKFARFIETINKVCVYWIVYAIIFIDILLLIFHKGKFRSLKYALFHFDNNLSGYKSAFLSFIIGFQQSNFTLQGFSMLPALADEVKVPERDIPRGMSNAVLLSAFSGVIFLIPIMLILPDNDALFTNHKVLPIVNIFTKSTDSVVLSFFLVLLILGNLLFSGIGSITTSSRAVYSFSRDHAIPHYGRWTYVEPDSQSKVPKNSVILSMIISYFLGLLALISTAAFNAFIGAAVLCLCSATFIPLVLVLLTRRRAIRSAPVKIRYKFGWFINIVSIAWVLLSMVSVCLPTQVPVTFKTMNYALMVYVFCILVITGLYFKWGKYNFRLPLADDIKAPIPSDPEETVFELENSNVEHTLSSEATVKGSVRDKSEEGRMKPEGSFGNPFEETEENVITDNSEERYTQELEFDLADDRRQDI; encoded by the coding sequence ATGCCGGAGTATACATTACTGGCCGATAATATAAGGGAGAATATAGCCCATTTCGACCCGAATGATTTATTCGAAAACTTGCATACCATTGTCCATGAAGATGACGACCATGAAAACGAGGAGGCAGAACATTTCAATTATGATCAGGTGTTGGATAAATCTTTATTGTCAAGAAGTTCTATTGTCGGTCTCGGTTTAGGTTTAATGAGTCCGGTGCTAGGGATGTGCACGAGTATGGCCATTGGACTAATTAATGGTGGCCCATTAACTATAATGCTAGGATTTTTAATCAGTGGCATGTGTACATggttttcttcactttcactGGGGGAGATTGTGTCCAAATTTCCGATGGAACTGCACGTTGGTAGTGCCATGTTGGCGCcaaaaaatctaaaatTGGTATGTTCATGGTACACTGGGTGGCTAATGCTCATAGGTAATTGGACAATGAGCACTAGTATTACCTTTGCAGGTGCTCAATTAACtatatctttgattttgatgacaAACTCGGACCTGATATCCGAGGCACATTTGATATTTTACACTGTCATTGTATTTTATTTGGTGGTGACTGTTGTAGGTCTCGtgaatttgaagtttgCAAGATTCATCgaaacaataaacaaagTCTGCGTTTATTGGATCGTATACGCCATTATATTTATCGATATTCTTTTACTAATATTTCACAAAGGTAAGTTCAGATCCCTGAAGTACGCACTTTTTCACTTTGACAATAATCTTTCAGGATACAAAAGCgcatttctttctttcataatTGGATTCCAACAATCAAATTTCACGCTACAGGGCTTCAGTATGCTGCCTGCCCTAGCAGATGAAGTCAAGGTTCCTGAAAGGGATATTCCTCGTGGTATGTCAAATGCGGTATTATTATCTGCATTTTCCGGAGTAATTTTCCTTATACCAATAATGTTAATCCTTCCCGATAATGATGCACTTTTCACAAATCATAAAGTTCTTCCAATTGTGAACATTTTTACGAAATCAACGGATTCGGTGGttctatcattttttttagtccTCTTAATTTTAGGGaatttattgttttctgGAATTGGCTCAATAACGACATCTTCTCGTGCCGTTTATAGTTTCAGCCGTGACCACGCTATACCTCATTATGGTAGATGGACTTATGTGGAACCAGATTCTCAATCAAAAGTCCCCAAGAATTCTGTCATATTGAGTATGATAATTTCATACTTCCTAGGACTACTAGCATTGATTTCAACAGCCGCTTTTAATGCTTTTATAGGGGCTGCTGTATTATGCCTATGTTCTGCAACTTTCATCCCATTGGTCTTGGTGTTGCTCACGAGAAGAAGAGCTATTCGTAGTGCGCCTGTGAAAATTAGGTATAAATTTGGTTGGTTCATCAATATTGTTTCCATTGCGTGGGTATTGTTATCTATGGTTTCTGTTTGTCTACCAACGCAAGTGCCCGTAACTTTTAAGACAATGAATTATGCTCTGATGGTGTATGTTTTTTGTATCTTGGTTATTACTGGTCTTTATTTTAAATGGGGGAAGTACAATTTTAGATTGCCTTTGGCGGATGACATCAAGGCTCCAATTCCCAGTGATCCAGAAGAAACTGTTTTTGAACTAGAAAATAGCAACGTTGAGCATACTCTGAGCTCTGAAGCTACAGTGAAAGGATCCGTACGAGACAAATCAGAAGAAGGCCGTATGAAGCCCGAGGGTAGTTTTGGAAATCcctttgaagaaactgaagaaaatgtgaTAACCGATAATAGTGAGGAACGCTATACACAGGAATTAGAATTTGATCTTGCTGATGATCGTAGGCAGGATATATGA
- the SNU114 gene encoding U5 snRNP GTPase SNU114 (similar to Saccharomyces cerevisiae SNU114 (YKL173W); ancestral locus Anc_1.174): protein MEGDDLFDEFGNLVGADPFDSDEETSVLDEQEQYEEIHSENEIEIRELTSVGNDKEVGITEEHPYGKDVEVLIETENMQSINTPLVEPVVERTRLQEHTVFTQLKKNIPKTRYNRDYMLSMADIPERMRNVGIIGPLHSGKTSLMDLLVIDSHKRIPDMSKNTELGWKALKYMDNLKQEIDRGISIKLNGSTLLCTDLGSKSSIINFLDAPGHVNFMDETAVALAASDVALIVIDVVEGVTSVVEQLIKQSIRNKLAMCFVINKLDRLILDLKLPPIDAYLKLNHIITDINSFTKGQVFSPICNNIIFASTKLGFTFTVKEFVTYYYSHSIPCSKIDDFTTRLWGNIYFYRGKFQTEPFDNVKRYPTFVEFILNPLYKIFSYALSMEKGKLKNLLRINFRVDLTQEVLKYDPQPFLKHVLHLIFREQTGLVDAITRCYEPLKLLDKKASHSSKSGEKASENLVAHVLKTLDYGGAEWSLVRIYSGLMTRGDTVRILDTSQSESRQKGHLHDNADMEVSDEEEEADDETPICKVEEIGLLGGRYVYPVHEAYTGQIVLVKGISNAYIKSATLYSVKSREETKLLKYFKPLDYITQAIFKIVIQPLLPKELPKLLEALNKISKYYPGAVIKVEESGEHVILGNGELYMDCLLYDLRARYANIEIKISDPLTVFSESCSNESFASIPVNNSISRLNNGNSQGLSISVTAEPMDFKMIQDLSKNRLGTGHNSLDINEIMDDPRKLSKILRTEYEWDSLASRNVWSFYNGNVLINDTLPDEVSPRLLSKYKQQIIQGFYWAVKEGPLAEEPIYGIQYKLLSITESSDSNISVMKSQIIPLMRKACYVGLLTATPTLLEPIYEVDVTVHAPLLPIVEELFKKRRGSRIYKTTKVVGTPLLEIRGQIPVIESAGFETDLRLSTNGLGMCQLYFWNKIWRKVPGDVLDKDAFIPKLKPAPVNSLSRDFVIKTRRRKGISTGGFMSNDGPTLEKYIDTELFVQLRKNGLVS from the coding sequence ATGGAAGGCGACGATTTATTTGATGAGTTTGGGAATCTAGTTGGGGCTGATCCTTTTGATTCTGATGAGGAAACAAGTGTTCTGGATGAGCAAGAACAATATGAGGAGATCCATAGCGAAAATGAGATTGAAATTCGAGAATTAACCTCTGTAGGAAATGACAAAGAAGTTGGAATTACCGAGGAGCATCCTTATGGCAAAGACGTGGAGGTTCTCATAGAAACCGAAAACATGCAGTCAATAAATACGCCATTAGTAGAGCCTGTAGTAGAACGAACCAGATTGCAAGAGCACACAGTTTTTACacaattaaaaaaaaacattccAAAAACTAGATATAATCGAGACTACATGCTGTCTATGGCTGACATCCCGGAAAGGATGAGGAATGTTGGCATAATCGGACCCCTTCACTCAGGCAAGACGTCTCTGATGGACCTTCTAGTAATTGATTCGCACAAACGTATTCCAGATATGTCTAAGAATACAGAACTTGGATGGAAAGCGCTGAAGTACATGGATAATTTGAAACAGGAAATAGATCGCGGTATTTCCATCAAACTTAATGGTTCCACTTTACTCTGCACTGATTTAGGATCTAAATCTAGCATAATAAACTTCTTGGACGCTCCAGGGCATGTTAATTTCATGGATGAAACGGCTGTCGCACTTGCTGCAAGTGATGTAGCCTTAATTGTGATAGATGTTGTGGAGGGTGTAACTTCTGTTGTGGAGCAACTGATAAAACAAAGCATCAGAAACAAATTGGCCATGTGTTTCGTTATAAATAAACTTGATAGGCTGATTCTGGATTTAAAGCTACCGCCAATCGACGCATATTTGAAACTAAATCATATAATTACGGATATCAATTCCTTTACCAAGGGACAGGTATTTTCACCGATATGCAATAATATAATTTTTGCATCGACAAAGCTAGGCTTTACATTTACTGTCAAAGAATTTGTAACCTATTATTACTCCCATTCAATTCCCTGCTCTAAGATAGATGACTTTACCACACGATTGTGGGGTAACATTTACTTTTATAGGGGCAAATTTCAAACGGAACCATTTGATAATGTAAAAAGGTACCCAACTTTTGTTGAATTTATTCTTAATCCTCTCTATAAAATATTCTCTTACGCTCTGTCTATGGAGAAAGGcaaattaaaaaatttgctAAGAATCAATTTTAGAGTTGACTTAACTCAAGAAGTACTCAAATATGACCCACAACCATTTTTAAAGCATGTTCTACATTTAATCTTCAGGGAGCAAACCGGTCTCGTGGATGCAATCACAAGATGTTATGAGCCACTAAAACTGTTAGACAAGAAAGCGAGtcattcttcaaagtcAGGCGAAAAAGCTTCAGAAAACCTAGTGGCTCACGTGTTGAAAACTTTAGATTATGGTGGAGCAGAGTGGTCTCTTGTACGGATATATTCAGGCCTTATGACGAGAGGGGACACAGTGCGTATACTAGATACATCGCAATCTGAATCTCGCCAGAAAGGACACTTACATGATAATGCAGATATGGAAGTTTCcgacgaagaagaggaagctGATGACGAAACACCCATATGtaaagttgaagaaatagGATTATTAGGTGGTAGATATGTTTATCCGGTCCATGAAGCATACACGGGACAGATAGTGCTGGTAAAAGGTATTTCTAACGCATATATTAAATCCGCCACCCTGTATTCTGTAAAGAGTAGAGAAGAAACAAAGCtattaaaatatttcaaaccCTTGGATTATATTACACAAgctattttcaaaattgttaTCCAGCCGCTGCTGCCAAAAGAGTTGCCTAAGCTATTGGAGGCCCTAAACAAAATCTCAAAGTACTATCCAGGTGCTGTTATAAAAGTAGAGGAATCTGGTGAACACGTGATACTGGGGAATGGGGAACTGTATATGGATTGCTTGTTGTACGATTTGAGGGCAAGGTATGCAAATATAGAAATCAAGATATCCGATCCCCTGActgttttttctgaaaGCTGTTCAAATGAATCTTTCGCTTCAATCCCTGTGAATAATTCAATTTCCCGTCTAAACAATGGAAATTCTCAGGGCCTATCAATTAGCGTTACCGCTGAACCAATGGATTTTAAGATGATTCAAGACCTGAGTAAAAACAGATTGGGAACAGGCCACAACAGTTTGGATATTAATGAAATCATGGACGACCCTAGAAAACTATCTAAGATATTGAGAACGGAATATGAATGGGATTCATTGGCATCAAGGAACGTTTGGTCGTTTTATAACGGAAACGTGCTGATCAATGATACCTTGCCAGATGAAGTTAGTCCTAGATTGTTATCCAAATATAAGCAGCAGATAATACAGGGGTTTTACTGGGCTGTGAAAGAGGGCCCGTTGGCCGAAGAACCAATTTACGGAATACAGTATAAACTGCTATCAATTACAGAATCCTCTGATAGTAATATCAGCGTAATGAAAAGTCAAATCATTCCTTTAATGAGGAAGGCCTGTTATGTTGGCTTGCTGACAGCAACACCCACGTTACTCGAGCCCATTTACGAAGTCGACGTTACAGTTCATGCTCCGCTATTACCAATAGTGGAAGAActcttcaagaaaagacgTGGCAGTAGGATATACAAGACTACAAAAGTTGTGGGGACACCGTTATTGGAGATTCGTGGACAAATTCCAGTTATCGAGTCAGCAGGGTTCGAGACCGATTTGAGATTATCGACAAACGGCCTTGGAATGTGTCAGCTGTACTTCTGGAATAAGATATGGAGAAAGGTACCTGGTGATGTTTTGGATAAAGATGCCTTTATCCCAAAATTGAAACCTGCGCCTGTTAATAGTTTAAGCCGTGATTTTGTGATAAAAACGAGAAGGCGGAAGGGAATTTCCACCGGTGGATTTATGTCAAATGATGGGCCGACATTAGAAAAGTATATAGATACTGAGCTATTTGTTCAATTAAGGAAAAATGGCTTGGTATCGTAA